The following proteins come from a genomic window of Candidozyma auris chromosome 4, complete sequence:
- the ASR3 gene encoding Asr3p produces the protein MISPFNILFLSFAIFFTLVYMAEQNPNDILVNIGGKQVPLSRVNKPHHRILDHNQKPVPDPNTFPEVEPEAREREAKLAEERKAAAEQREKAEKGNDKE, from the coding sequence ATGATCTCTCCCTTCAATAtactctttctttcttttgccatcttcttcactttaGTGTACATGGCCGAACAAAACCCAAACGATATTCTCGTCAACATTGGCGGCAAACAGGTGCCCTTGTCCAGAGTAAACAAGCCTCACCACCGGATTCTTGACCATAACCAGAAACCGGTGCCTGATCCCAACACTTTTCCGGAGGTGGAGCCAGAGGCGAGGGAGAGAGAGGCGAAATTGGCTGAGGAGAGAAAAGCGGCTGCTGAGCAGAGAGAGAAGGCTGAAAAGGGCAATGATAAGGAGTGA
- the STE50 gene encoding Ste50p: MESFLQWDPAQVSSYIKGHIGQDVSSLFIDNNIDGSLLPYITSEHLRELGIEPLATRLKIKKAIHSLIAGQQNSNHTSSGTPGATSTVTTPGTLSVSTNFNNHTPTVSSFGLLNNQVSLEAITLCQILVQDVFKKTTQAMAAAPLSTTPGSAVSTSGSLLGSASTSTDDIRKLNENFIKLKADLNPVIRLIKDSKPLPTPTLDPGIASAPSPTSSTNSRDHEQQELSGEHPQLENLVHSLSAHSINTNLQDNSHQHPPSPTQSRRLSSGSVLSMGVGKITDLSGKSSSSHRLFSKARLIDSRSAAGSPMEDRLSPRDVDEIKRIEAVKPRRSSSSVLSPTSHYFHGNHSSHLKPTPGSNVSTPSASASASSQSTQPLKQLKASSDDTCLKVLQQAMKRHHIPRNHWSKYVLVICYGDKERILKLTEKPVIVFKELQEHGKNPAIMLRELAPAEPDGSDKYEDSRIQDEIPGGTL, from the coding sequence ATGGAATCGTTTCTTCAGTGGGACCCTGCTCAGGTGCTGTCGTACATTAAGGGCCACATTGGGCAAGACGTGAGCTCGCTTTTCATCGACAATAACATTGACGgcctgcttcttccttACATCACCAGCGAGCACTTGCGAGAATTGGGCATTGAGCCGCTAGCAACGAgactcaaaatcaagaaggccATTCACCTGCTTATTGCTGGCCAGCAGAATTCCAATCATACCAGTCTGGGGACCCCAGGGGCTACTTCTACAGTGACTACTCCAGGGACCCTTTCCGTGTCCAcgaacttcaacaatcaTACACCTACAGTATCCTCGTTTGGGCTTCTCAATAACCAGGTCTCACTTGAAGCAATCACCCTATGTCAGATTCTAGTCCAGgatgttttcaagaaaaccaCTCAGGCAATGGCTGCAGCACCCCTTCTGACAACCCCTGGCTCGGCTGTACTGACCAGCGGCTCTCTTTTGGGATCCGCTCTGACCTCTACAGACGATATTCGTAAACTCAATGAGAATTTCATTAAGCTCAAAGCTGACTTGAACCCGGTGATTCGTCTTATAAAGGATTCGAAGCCACTTCCTACGCCTACGCTAGATCCTGGGATTGCTAGTGCTCCTCTGCCCACGCTGCTGACAAACTCGAGGGACCATGAGCAGCAAGAATTATCTGGCGAGCATCCGCAGTTAGAGAATCTTGTCCATTCTTTATCCGCCCATTCTATCAACACGAATCTTCAGGACAATAGCCACCAGCACCCTCCCAGCCCCACGCAGTCCAGACGCCTTTCCTCTGGTTCCGTTCTCTCGATGGGCGTTGGCAAAATCACTGACTTGAGCGGGAAGCTGAGTCTGTCACATCGTTTGTTTAGTAAGGCTCGCTTAATCGACTCTCGCCTGGCAGCAGGTAGCCCCATGGAGGATCGATTACTGCCTCGAGATGTGgatgaaatcaaaagaattgAGGCGGTaaagccaagaagaagcctgTCTTCAGTCCTCAGTCCTACCTCCCACTACTTCCACGGTAATCACTCGAGTCACCTCAAGCCCACGCCGGGCCTGAATGTACTGACGCCTCTGGCACTGGCACTGGCACTGTCTCAAAGCACGCAACCGCTCAAACAGCTCAAGGCGTCTTCAGACGACACATGTCTCAAGGTTCTCCAGCAGGCGATGAAGAGACACCACATCCCTCGAAACCACTGGAGCAAGTACGTGTTAGTGATTTGCTACGGAGACAAGGAGAGAATCTTGAAACTCACAGAAAAACCAGTGATTGTGTTTAAAGAGCTACAAGAGCACGGTAAGAACCCAGCGATAATGCTCAGAGAGTTGGCGCCAGCTGAGCCCGACGGCAGTGACAAGTACGAGGATTCCCGTATTCAAGACGAGATTCCTGGTGGAACGCTATAG